A single region of the Thermotoga profunda AZM34c06 genome encodes:
- a CDS encoding glycoside hydrolase family 38 N-terminal domain-containing protein, with amino-acid sequence MNCVICHTHWDREWFAPSSLTNEWLEELFQKLFDLIEKNKRYTYVLDGQTLILEDLINKSPQLKPKLKEFVRSGNLLIGPLYSQIDFRISPESAILKNLQIGRKDMKEFGANTKVAWMVDNFGFISQLPQLLKRYGIDGAFIWRGVGVEKPSIELFWSSPDGSKVKCIFLIGGYRNLYGLSLTKDLAKKRLWHEVKKLKPFSLTGLIPLLDGYDLDTNPEDPMKVLGEEIILTTPDDFLKDIFSKPVHFPIVNGEMISGKYACVFPGTLSTRVYLKRQSYVVGKILRYVEFLSFLNGGSIEDWYRTYLKTLIHDNICGVGIDRIHRQMQRDYKKMYLKLKTLFVDELTKALKKTELKSGRYVLSFLPFDYDHWHCDGKKCYRLKSNGVGFFELFDVDRPIKDQTLSFENDYYRAEFCEDGTLRVNDMLTGILNLEKELGDSYSTSTEKLDFSTHLLRIEVERAGKKHKIIRLQRIIRAKNILIKIQEKVIFDQSPLVKWQMITDLNGKNYVLSFVTKTFDTDSKVLVKMPFEIVERKRIDEDLLDLDAGHELNSVLLAAREVEPVRKFPFQGFVALSNDRTKAVMAKGVYQYEVDECGDIKIDLVRSMEWIAKGDVKGRSGDAGPLMYVPDAKCEGRMNFELAICDVSLHAKSKEFFKWFSLFDDPPMTISLRNEEGELRSLNLYTSELPWVCTEENRLVVYNPYSELVNDLKPGQISSILVDSKLKHIDQNVSLKIYDFPAFPSSVSKVTTSQRILNLIRKRIIEITKQVYLLENRLKKAKKNSSEYHLLKHKILSKKRTQLELKISLTLNKGKMPKNLMKKLNQVRAKRRIYDYIVELLKEE; translated from the coding sequence AACTCTGATCTTGGAAGATCTAATTAATAAATCTCCTCAATTGAAACCCAAGCTGAAAGAGTTTGTGAGATCGGGTAATCTGTTGATAGGTCCTCTCTATTCTCAAATAGATTTCAGAATCTCTCCTGAATCGGCTATCTTGAAGAATTTGCAGATTGGCAGAAAGGATATGAAAGAATTTGGCGCCAATACAAAAGTTGCGTGGATGGTTGATAATTTTGGATTCATCTCTCAACTTCCACAGTTGTTGAAAAGATACGGTATCGATGGTGCTTTTATATGGAGAGGTGTTGGTGTTGAAAAACCTTCGATTGAACTTTTTTGGAGCTCACCTGATGGCTCAAAAGTTAAATGTATCTTTTTGATAGGTGGTTATAGGAATCTATATGGTCTTTCTCTCACAAAAGACCTTGCAAAGAAAAGATTGTGGCATGAAGTGAAAAAGCTGAAACCTTTCTCTTTGACTGGTCTGATACCACTTCTTGATGGATATGATCTTGATACGAATCCTGAAGACCCCATGAAAGTTCTTGGCGAAGAAATTATTTTAACAACACCAGATGATTTTTTAAAAGATATATTCTCAAAACCTGTACACTTTCCAATTGTGAATGGTGAGATGATCAGCGGAAAGTATGCCTGCGTATTTCCTGGGACGCTTTCAACAAGAGTTTACTTGAAGAGACAGTCATATGTGGTTGGAAAAATACTTAGATATGTAGAGTTTCTGAGTTTCTTGAATGGTGGATCAATTGAAGATTGGTACAGAACATATCTGAAGACACTCATTCATGACAATATCTGTGGTGTGGGTATAGACAGAATACATAGGCAAATGCAAAGAGATTACAAAAAGATGTATTTGAAACTCAAAACATTGTTTGTAGATGAATTAACCAAAGCTCTCAAAAAGACTGAGCTTAAAAGTGGAAGATATGTCTTATCTTTTCTGCCTTTTGATTATGACCATTGGCACTGCGATGGTAAGAAGTGTTACAGATTAAAAAGCAATGGTGTGGGGTTTTTTGAACTATTCGATGTTGATCGGCCAATCAAAGATCAAACACTTTCTTTTGAAAATGATTATTACAGAGCCGAATTTTGTGAAGATGGTACTTTAAGGGTAAACGATATGTTGACTGGTATTTTGAACCTTGAAAAAGAACTGGGAGATAGTTATTCCACAAGTACGGAGAAGTTAGATTTTTCAACGCATTTGCTGAGAATTGAAGTTGAAAGAGCTGGCAAGAAACACAAAATAATTAGGCTTCAGAGAATTATTAGAGCAAAAAACATACTGATAAAAATACAAGAGAAGGTTATTTTCGATCAATCTCCGTTGGTGAAATGGCAAATGATTACCGACCTTAATGGAAAAAATTATGTTTTGAGTTTTGTGACAAAGACCTTTGATACTGATTCCAAGGTTTTGGTAAAGATGCCTTTTGAGATAGTTGAAAGAAAAAGAATAGATGAAGACTTACTCGATTTAGATGCAGGTCATGAACTCAATTCTGTTTTACTTGCGGCGAGAGAAGTTGAACCTGTCAGAAAATTTCCTTTTCAAGGTTTTGTGGCGTTGTCAAATGATAGAACCAAAGCAGTTATGGCAAAAGGTGTTTATCAATATGAAGTCGATGAATGCGGTGATATAAAGATTGACCTTGTCAGGAGTATGGAATGGATTGCAAAGGGTGATGTAAAAGGCAGATCTGGTGATGCTGGTCCTTTGATGTATGTTCCAGATGCTAAGTGTGAAGGAAGAATGAATTTTGAGTTGGCAATCTGCGATGTGAGCTTGCACGCTAAATCAAAGGAATTTTTCAAATGGTTCAGTTTGTTTGACGATCCACCAATGACGATTTCTCTGAGGAATGAAGAAGGAGAGTTGAGGTCTCTGAATCTTTATACCAGCGAGCTCCCGTGGGTTTGTACAGAAGAAAATAGACTTGTCGTCTATAACCCTTATTCAGAATTGGTAAATGATTTAAAACCAGGGCAGATATCTTCGATTCTGGTTGACTCTAAATTGAAGCACATTGATCAAAATGTCAGCCTCAAGATCTATGATTTTCCTGCTTTCCCATCTTCTGTGTCCAAGGTAACTACTTCTCAAAGAATTTTGAACCTTATAAGAAAAAGGATCATAGAGATCACAAAACAGGTGTATTTACTTGAAAATCGATTGAAGAAAGCCAAAAAGAATTCTTCAGAATACCACTTGTTGAAACACAAGATTCTCAGCAAGAAAAGAACTCAGCTTGAATTGAAAATTTCTCTAACGCTCAATAAAGGAAAGATGCCAAAAAATTTAATGAAAAAATTGAATCAAGTAAGGGCGAAGAGAAGAATTTATGACTACATAGTTGAACTTCTAAAGGAGGAATGA
- a CDS encoding glycosyltransferase yields MKVKYHNDIPNNFGRCDIVIGIPSFNNANTIGYVAQTAAKGVRNLGLTGLIANSDGGSVDKTTETFLQSDTFGIPKISIKYKGIPGKGSAVRALFEIAHKAKAKVFIMLDSDLRSVEPWWIERLAKPILEGRTDYVTPFYLRHKYDGTITNNICYPLTSVLYGLKVRQPIGGDFAIGAKLIEIYLSKPEQVWQTNVARFGIDIWMTTTAINELDKPPVQASLGAKVHDVKDPGKHLQGMFIQVVQTLFDMMIEYQGIWRHVATVVPTEVYGEQPDQPVEEIVVDLNGLKQRAKTTLQQRLDNEISVREEIIKSVLESGIVNAQDWVEVVYDLALKYREKRDEEVVLNLLPFYFARVADFVERTKDMDSFEAEKLITEQLEIFQKQKGNFVKRWFLDT; encoded by the coding sequence ATGAAAGTGAAATATCACAACGACATACCGAACAATTTTGGAAGATGTGATATCGTCATTGGCATACCCAGTTTTAACAACGCCAATACGATAGGTTATGTTGCTCAAACTGCGGCAAAAGGAGTTAGAAATTTGGGGTTAACTGGTTTGATAGCCAACTCAGATGGAGGTTCCGTTGACAAAACTACCGAGACTTTTCTACAGAGCGATACTTTTGGTATACCAAAGATATCTATCAAATACAAAGGTATACCAGGCAAGGGAAGCGCTGTGAGAGCGCTGTTTGAGATAGCTCATAAAGCGAAAGCTAAGGTTTTCATAATGTTGGATTCAGATCTAAGAAGTGTCGAACCATGGTGGATTGAAAGACTGGCAAAACCGATTCTTGAAGGGAGAACAGATTATGTGACGCCATTTTATCTTCGCCATAAATATGATGGTACGATCACCAATAATATCTGTTATCCACTCACATCCGTTTTGTATGGCTTGAAGGTTCGCCAACCAATCGGGGGTGACTTCGCAATAGGGGCGAAATTGATTGAAATCTATTTGAGCAAACCTGAGCAAGTTTGGCAGACGAATGTTGCGCGTTTTGGTATCGATATATGGATGACCACAACCGCGATAAATGAACTGGATAAACCCCCTGTACAAGCTTCGCTTGGTGCAAAGGTACATGATGTGAAAGACCCAGGAAAACATCTTCAAGGTATGTTCATACAAGTTGTGCAAACACTTTTTGACATGATGATCGAATACCAAGGTATCTGGAGACATGTCGCGACGGTTGTTCCCACAGAGGTTTACGGTGAACAGCCAGATCAGCCTGTTGAAGAGATTGTTGTGGATTTGAATGGTTTAAAACAAAGGGCAAAAACAACTTTGCAACAGAGATTAGATAATGAAATATCTGTGCGCGAGGAAATCATCAAATCAGTCCTTGAAAGTGGAATTGTGAATGCTCAAGATTGGGTTGAAGTGGTTTATGATCTTGCACTAAAATACAGAGAGAAAAGGGACGAAGAAGTTGTTTTGAATCTTTTACCTTTTTATTTTGCTCGTGTAGCTGATTTTGTTGAAAGAACAAAAGACATGGATAGTTTTGAGGCTGAAAAACTTATAACTGAGCAACTTGAAATCTTCCAAAAACAAAAAGGGAATTTTGTAAAGAGGTGGTTCCTTGATACTTAA
- a CDS encoding MurR/RpiR family transcriptional regulator gives MILNHLLGIYDRLSEAEKKVASYIIERPDDVIHYSITEFARIIGVSETTIYRLIRKMKFDGYQSFKIELTKQISGAKTFPSTAKDAFDEYIDQIRSLIERLATTLKKEDLQKVAEWVVESQKTIFFGVGLSAVAAEYGSLLLSLLGLPSFYYNDPHAQVIVATGLCEKDLVISVSHSGNIRDTVKSTQVAKDVGAKTVAITAGVNSPLSSVANVVLYSPVARFEKLEFLRGNLGELAVIEILFRVILKKIYVEKEEHLEGLSQVLKPKRYEDEQR, from the coding sequence TTGATACTTAATCATTTGCTTGGTATCTACGACAGACTCAGCGAAGCAGAAAAAAAGGTTGCATCTTATATCATCGAAAGACCAGATGATGTTATACATTACTCTATAACAGAATTTGCAAGAATTATTGGAGTTAGTGAAACAACTATATACAGATTGATCAGAAAGATGAAATTCGATGGGTACCAGTCTTTCAAGATAGAGCTCACTAAACAGATAAGTGGTGCCAAAACATTCCCTTCCACTGCTAAGGATGCATTTGATGAATACATCGATCAGATAAGATCTTTGATTGAACGTTTAGCGACAACTCTTAAAAAGGAAGACCTTCAAAAGGTTGCTGAATGGGTTGTCGAATCTCAAAAGACTATATTCTTCGGAGTTGGACTTTCAGCAGTCGCTGCCGAGTATGGGAGTTTACTTTTATCGCTGTTGGGACTACCATCATTTTATTACAATGATCCACACGCTCAGGTTATAGTTGCGACGGGTTTGTGTGAAAAGGATCTTGTTATATCTGTGAGTCACAGTGGGAATATTAGGGATACAGTAAAGTCAACACAGGTTGCAAAAGATGTGGGGGCAAAGACAGTTGCGATAACTGCCGGGGTGAATTCACCTTTATCTTCTGTGGCGAACGTGGTTTTGTATAGCCCAGTTGCAAGATTTGAAAAACTTGAGTTTCTAAGGGGAAATCTCGGCGAACTCGCAGTTATTGAAATACTTTTTCGAGTGATACTCAAGAAAATCTACGTAGAGAAAGAAGAACACCTTGAAGGTTTATCGCAAGTTCTAAAACCAAAAAGATATGAGGATGAACAAAGATGA
- a CDS encoding glycosyltransferase family 4 protein, producing MRIALVHFRAGQTDGVSLEMEKWKTVLEKMRHDVFYVAGELNQIDGIKIPSLSMENPTNLWIHKNAFEGLSVDQETFIKVFEEYVFQIKKELEMANLSVDLLIVNNVLSLGFNLAAAVAITEYARSRKIKIIGHHHDFYWERERYSRPQSDFVAKILDEYFPPKDNGIFHITINGLAQKELFKRKGIRSMVIPNVFDFDQPAWRIDDYNRDLRKSIGIDERDIVILHGTRIVQRKAIEIAMDFVEYFFKMSKDRVHFVIAGFFEQESEQYYQKLLKKAQMMSYKTHFVFEKVRSTRFVSGKKYYSLWDMYAISNAITYTSVLEGWGNQLIEAVFSKKPLVIFEYPVYKSDIAPLGFDFVSLGDEVFYDKAEGLYRVDVDVLKKAARRLSDLLSNEQALSENVEKNFEIGKKYLSLQSLQGYLQEILSRI from the coding sequence ATGAGGATCGCATTAGTCCATTTTAGGGCAGGGCAAACCGATGGTGTCTCCCTTGAAATGGAGAAATGGAAGACAGTCCTTGAAAAGATGAGGCATGATGTTTTCTATGTTGCTGGAGAATTGAATCAAATCGATGGTATAAAGATACCTTCTCTTTCGATGGAAAATCCAACTAATCTCTGGATTCACAAAAATGCCTTTGAGGGGCTCTCAGTCGATCAGGAAACTTTTATCAAGGTATTCGAAGAGTATGTTTTTCAGATCAAAAAAGAGCTCGAAATGGCAAATCTTTCTGTAGATCTTTTGATAGTCAACAACGTACTTTCTCTTGGATTTAACTTGGCTGCCGCTGTTGCAATAACAGAGTATGCGAGATCAAGAAAAATAAAAATCATTGGGCATCACCATGATTTCTATTGGGAAAGAGAGAGATACTCAAGACCTCAAAGTGATTTTGTGGCAAAGATCTTAGACGAATACTTTCCTCCAAAGGACAATGGAATTTTTCATATTACCATAAACGGTCTTGCACAAAAAGAACTATTCAAACGAAAAGGTATTCGTTCTATGGTAATACCTAACGTCTTTGATTTTGATCAACCAGCCTGGAGAATAGACGATTACAATAGAGACCTACGAAAATCGATTGGTATTGATGAAAGAGACATTGTAATTTTGCATGGAACCAGAATAGTTCAAAGAAAGGCAATAGAGATAGCAATGGATTTTGTGGAATACTTTTTCAAGATGAGCAAAGATAGAGTTCACTTTGTTATCGCTGGTTTTTTTGAACAAGAGTCTGAACAGTACTATCAAAAGTTATTAAAGAAAGCTCAGATGATGTCTTATAAGACTCATTTTGTTTTTGAAAAGGTTAGATCTACACGGTTTGTCAGTGGCAAAAAGTACTATTCGCTTTGGGACATGTATGCAATCTCAAATGCAATAACCTATACTTCGGTACTCGAAGGCTGGGGAAATCAACTCATAGAAGCAGTTTTCTCAAAAAAACCACTTGTCATCTTTGAGTATCCTGTCTACAAAAGTGATATTGCTCCACTTGGGTTTGATTTTGTATCACTTGGCGATGAAGTTTTTTATGATAAAGCAGAAGGTTTGTATAGAGTAGATGTTGATGTACTCAAAAAGGCTGCAAGAAGGTTGAGTGATTTGTTGTCAAATGAACAAGCACTGTCAGAAAACGTCGAAAAAAATTTTGAAATAGGCAAAAAATACCTTTCATTACAAAGTCTTCAAGGTTATTTACAAGAGATCTTGAGTCGTATTTGA
- the fliE gene encoding flagellar hook-basal body complex protein FliE, which translates to MIDRISNIGQNLNQAGQTSQTKNQGDFADILKNAIEKVNQIQKNAEQMSADFALGKISNIHEVIIEAEKATIALRLTTEVRNRIVQAYQEIMRMQL; encoded by the coding sequence ATGATTGACAGAATATCTAATATTGGGCAGAATTTGAACCAAGCAGGTCAGACTTCACAGACAAAAAACCAAGGAGACTTTGCTGATATACTCAAAAATGCCATAGAAAAGGTCAACCAAATACAGAAGAACGCAGAGCAGATGTCTGCCGACTTTGCACTTGGAAAGATCAGTAACATCCACGAAGTGATCATTGAAGCAGAAAAGGCAACTATAGCTCTGAGATTGACAACAGAAGTCAGAAATAGAATCGTACAAGCCTATCAAGAAATAATGAGAATGCAACTATAA
- the flgC gene encoding flagellar basal body rod protein FlgC, whose translation MNEFLIMNVSASGMTAQRLRIDTISSNIANSETTRTENGTPYRRRVPIFSEYLMGDGKTKSSGVKVVRIEEDPSPFRLVYDPTHPDADENGYVSLPNVNVLREMVDLISAQRSYDANVAAFNVTKSMINSALQIGRG comes from the coding sequence ATGAATGAGTTTTTGATAATGAATGTCAGTGCCTCGGGGATGACAGCCCAGAGGTTGAGAATTGACACGATTTCAAGCAATATTGCTAATTCAGAAACGACAAGAACAGAAAACGGTACACCATACAGAAGACGCGTCCCTATTTTTTCGGAGTATCTAATGGGAGACGGGAAGACAAAGAGCAGCGGAGTCAAAGTTGTGAGAATTGAGGAAGACCCTTCACCCTTTAGATTGGTTTATGATCCAACACATCCTGATGCCGATGAAAATGGTTATGTGAGTCTTCCAAATGTCAATGTCTTAAGAGAAATGGTAGACTTGATTAGTGCACAGCGATCGTACGATGCGAACGTTGCGGCTTTCAATGTGACAAAGTCAATGATAAACAGCGCCCTTCAGATAGGGAGGGGATGA
- the flgB gene encoding flagellar basal body rod protein FlgB produces MFNANFQIIKTGMDVAMLRQNVHAQNVANAETPGYKRKYVVFEELLKESMRLQLTTTDTEHLQATQQLAQPKIEQEKNFFYKNDENGVDIDYEIAQMTANGLRYEVLSRLMSKNIEYYNIVLRSA; encoded by the coding sequence TTGTTCAATGCCAATTTTCAGATAATAAAAACGGGAATGGATGTAGCGATGCTCAGGCAAAATGTACATGCTCAGAATGTTGCCAATGCCGAGACACCAGGATACAAGAGAAAATATGTGGTTTTCGAAGAGCTTCTTAAAGAATCAATGAGATTGCAGTTAACAACTACAGACACAGAGCATCTCCAAGCTACACAACAACTTGCACAGCCAAAGATCGAACAAGAAAAGAATTTCTTCTACAAAAACGACGAAAACGGTGTGGATATAGATTATGAAATCGCACAGATGACTGCTAATGGTTTAAGGTACGAGGTTCTTTCAAGGTTAATGTCGAAGAATATAGAATACTACAACATCGTCTTGAGGAGTGCATGA
- a CDS encoding helix-turn-helix domain-containing protein produces the protein MSGSELDNIGGKIRTLRQSKQMTVRELAKLADVTPGLISQIEHGKVSPSLSTLKKILAALGETIISLVEQDIGEQALKGIIRKEERRRVFVSPGLTYELISSKNKAYSMFISYLEPGYDSGENFYSHDGIESGLVIQGSVEISLGDKSVILNEGDSITYPSTIPHKWKNVGKVPAVGVWVVSPPSF, from the coding sequence ATGAGTGGCAGTGAACTTGACAACATAGGCGGAAAGATAAGAACATTGAGACAATCCAAGCAGATGACAGTCAGAGAACTCGCAAAATTAGCAGATGTAACACCTGGCTTGATAAGCCAAATCGAGCATGGCAAGGTTTCACCTTCTTTGAGTACCTTGAAGAAGATTCTTGCAGCACTGGGAGAAACGATTATATCACTTGTCGAACAAGATATTGGCGAACAAGCCCTCAAAGGAATCATTAGAAAAGAAGAAAGGCGTAGGGTTTTTGTATCGCCAGGTCTTACTTACGAACTCATTTCTTCAAAAAACAAGGCTTATTCAATGTTCATCTCCTATCTCGAACCTGGTTATGATAGTGGGGAAAACTTCTATTCTCACGATGGCATTGAATCTGGATTAGTTATCCAGGGATCAGTCGAGATATCGCTCGGTGACAAATCAGTTATTTTAAACGAAGGTGACAGTATAACTTATCCATCGACGATACCACACAAGTGGAAAAACGTCGGTAAAGTACCAGCAGTGGGAGTGTGGGTTGTCAGCCCCCCGAGTTTTTAG
- a CDS encoding DUF1177 domain-containing protein codes for MLTQVLKIMELLDDPKVSGKDVCEFFKNYKNVEAEFEEVVTSKGKTDIVRITIEGEDKKAPVLGIVGQLGGVGARPQMVGVVSDADGAIAALAAALKIAQMKEKGESLAGTVYIATHICPDAPTIDHKPVPFMDSPIGVREVLKLMLNRHVDAVLSIDTTKGNRIAKRKGFAISPTVLKGYILKVADDLLDIYERVCGTMPFVLPITIQDITPYGNGVYHLNSIMQPCTVVDVPVVGVAITTDIPVAGCATGASHEIDIELASRFCVEVAKYFGRGQINFYDEKEFERLQNLYGDLTFLVSGKGCDE; via the coding sequence ATGCTGACTCAGGTTCTTAAGATAATGGAATTGTTGGATGATCCCAAAGTAAGTGGTAAAGATGTCTGTGAATTTTTCAAGAATTACAAAAATGTCGAAGCAGAGTTTGAAGAAGTTGTGACGTCAAAGGGAAAGACAGATATAGTGAGAATAACTATAGAAGGAGAAGATAAAAAGGCACCTGTTCTTGGGATCGTTGGACAATTAGGTGGAGTTGGTGCAAGACCACAGATGGTAGGAGTTGTGAGTGACGCCGATGGTGCAATAGCGGCATTAGCGGCGGCTTTGAAGATTGCACAAATGAAAGAAAAAGGTGAATCTCTTGCAGGTACAGTGTACATAGCAACTCACATTTGTCCAGATGCCCCTACAATCGACCACAAACCAGTACCATTTATGGATTCACCTATTGGTGTAAGGGAAGTTTTAAAATTGATGTTGAACAGACATGTTGATGCTGTTCTTTCGATAGACACGACGAAAGGAAATCGCATTGCCAAAAGAAAAGGATTTGCAATTTCACCAACCGTACTGAAAGGTTATATACTAAAGGTAGCAGATGATTTATTGGATATATACGAAAGAGTTTGTGGAACGATGCCGTTTGTTTTACCAATAACAATTCAAGATATTACGCCATATGGGAATGGGGTGTATCATTTAAATAGCATTATGCAACCTTGTACTGTCGTTGATGTACCTGTTGTAGGAGTCGCTATTACAACAGATATCCCAGTCGCAGGGTGTGCAACGGGTGCTTCACATGAAATAGATATAGAGCTTGCTTCTCGTTTTTGCGTTGAAGTGGCAAAATATTTCGGTAGAGGACAAATAAATTTCTATGATGAAAAAGAATTCGAAAGATTACAAAATTTGTATGGTGATTTGACCTTTCTTGTATCTGGAAAGGGGTGTGACGAATGA
- a CDS encoding ABC transporter ATP-binding protein encodes MLLKVENLCKDFPVEFNVFGKPIKFLRAVQEVSFEVEKGSVFSIVGESGSGKSTIARILSGIYKPSSGKIFYEGNLRENLKNRDIQMIFQDPDSSLDPRKTVAFIVEEGLRVHKISNKNERKKLVINAIKSVGLTEDVLKKYPHQLSGGQKQRVAIARSLVLRPKLLILDEPTSALDVSVQAQILNLLMELKEKYELTYILITHDLKIVNHISDQTMVMYLGQIMEMGKTEHVMQEPLHPYTKGLLESIPKIGIENLAGFSIKGEIPSPLNPPEGCVFKTRCPVAFEKCSEKPKLVEIKNRKIRCHLYT; translated from the coding sequence ATGCTCTTGAAAGTTGAGAATTTGTGCAAAGATTTTCCAGTGGAGTTCAATGTTTTTGGAAAACCCATCAAATTCTTGAGAGCTGTACAGGAAGTTTCTTTTGAAGTCGAAAAAGGTTCTGTCTTCAGCATAGTTGGTGAAAGTGGTTCTGGAAAGTCAACGATCGCTCGGATTTTGAGTGGAATTTATAAACCTTCATCGGGAAAAATCTTCTATGAAGGCAATTTGAGGGAAAATTTGAAAAACCGAGATATTCAAATGATTTTCCAAGATCCAGACAGTTCACTGGACCCAAGGAAAACAGTGGCATTCATTGTCGAAGAAGGATTGCGTGTGCACAAAATTTCAAACAAAAATGAACGTAAGAAGCTTGTCATAAACGCAATTAAATCCGTTGGTTTGACAGAAGATGTACTCAAAAAGTACCCTCATCAACTGAGTGGTGGGCAAAAACAAAGAGTTGCAATCGCAAGATCACTGGTTCTTAGACCAAAGCTGTTGATACTGGATGAACCAACCTCAGCTCTCGATGTATCAGTTCAGGCACAGATACTGAACTTACTCATGGAACTAAAGGAAAAATATGAATTGACTTACATACTCATTACTCATGACTTGAAAATCGTAAATCACATCTCAGACCAAACAATGGTGATGTATCTTGGTCAGATCATGGAAATGGGAAAAACAGAACATGTAATGCAAGAACCTCTACATCCATACACAAAAGGACTTTTGGAATCTATACCGAAGATTGGTATAGAAAACCTCGCAGGTTTTTCCATAAAAGGTGAAATTCCAAGTCCACTCAACCCACCAGAAGGTTGTGTTTTTAAAACAAGATGTCCCGTGGCCTTTGAAAAATGCTCAGAAAAACCAAAACTCGTTGAGATCAAAAACAGAAAGATTAGATGTCATCTTTACACATAG
- a CDS encoding ABC transporter ATP-binding protein: MNPLLSVEDLTVEFKTSHATLKAPDGISFKVFENECVGIVGESGSGKSVTALAIMGLIPKPQGKIVKGKIIFEGQDLLRTNTHPRGTKISMVFQNPLNSLNPNIKIGKQLSEVLEQHYGMSYKEAIEKVTTIMRQLGIPEPEKMVYRYPFEYSGGMRQRAMIAMAMLCNPKLLIADEPTTALDVTIQAQIIQLFKKLKTESKTSILFISHDLSVISQIADTVIVMYAGKICEISSTRKIFEKPLHPYTIGLISSIPTMKERKTKLKSIEGNVPSLVNPPTGCRFHPRCSQKMSICTEREPEEFSVDDRLVKCWLYKGVD; encoded by the coding sequence TTGAATCCTCTTTTGTCTGTTGAAGATCTCACAGTGGAATTCAAAACATCACACGCAACACTTAAGGCACCCGATGGTATCTCTTTTAAGGTGTTTGAAAATGAATGTGTCGGGATTGTTGGAGAAAGTGGATCGGGTAAGAGTGTGACTGCCCTTGCGATAATGGGACTCATTCCAAAACCACAAGGGAAAATAGTCAAAGGAAAGATAATCTTTGAGGGTCAAGATCTTCTGAGAACCAATACCCACCCTCGTGGTACAAAAATCAGCATGGTTTTTCAAAATCCGCTGAACTCACTCAACCCAAATATAAAGATTGGAAAACAACTCTCAGAGGTCCTTGAACAACATTATGGTATGTCGTACAAAGAGGCGATAGAGAAAGTCACAACGATAATGAGACAACTCGGCATACCAGAACCCGAGAAGATGGTCTACAGATACCCTTTTGAATACAGTGGCGGAATGAGACAGAGAGCCATGATAGCCATGGCAATGTTGTGTAACCCAAAATTACTCATAGCAGACGAACCAACAACTGCCCTTGATGTAACAATACAAGCCCAGATAATACAGCTCTTCAAGAAATTGAAAACCGAATCTAAGACTTCGATTCTTTTCATAAGTCACGATCTCAGTGTCATCTCTCAAATTGCAGATACAGTAATCGTGATGTATGCAGGGAAGATATGTGAGATATCCAGTACCAGAAAAATCTTTGAAAAACCTTTACACCCATACACGATTGGTCTGATCTCGTCCATACCAACCATGAAAGAAAGAAAGACAAAGCTCAAATCAATTGAAGGTAATGTCCCAAGTCTTGTCAATCCTCCAACTGGCTGTAGGTTTCATCCCAGATGCTCACAAAAGATGTCAATCTGTACTGAGAGAGAACCAGAAGAATTCTCGGTTGATGATAGATTAGTGAAATGCTGGCTCTATAAAGGGGTTGACTAA